In Acidovorax sp. GBBC 1281, a single window of DNA contains:
- the rsmB gene encoding 16S rRNA (cytosine(967)-C(5))-methyltransferase RsmB → MEPALWRQLDAVVTALQAVRGGQSGTAALAAVEPGLRPGVQALLFQVLRNLGRAQALRKQLAPRNPPPRADALLCTALALAWSPDEAPYEAFTLVNQAVEAAKRNPASQAQAPFLNACLRRFLRERDALVAATDGDPVAQWNHPAWWIARLRKDHPQHWQQILQANNAHAPMALRVNVKKTTPAQYLLGLSAINLEAFPAGPFGIVLDRPVAVQQLPAFADGHVSVQDTAAQMAAPLLLEGLDLSQPLRVLDACAAPGGKTAHLLEYAGAASPMQVVALEIDADRATRIHETLDRVGVRAQVLVADAARPRDGWLDASGGGGFDAILLDAPCTASGIVRRHPDVRWLRRESDIEQLAQQQARLLATLWPLLQPGGRLLYCTCSVFRAEGEAQVQTFLARNTDARLLPSPGHLIPGKPDESGGVSENRPGDHDGFFYALLQKHAA, encoded by the coding sequence ATGGAGCCCGCGCTGTGGCGCCAGCTGGATGCGGTGGTGACCGCGCTGCAGGCCGTGCGCGGCGGGCAGTCGGGCACGGCGGCCCTGGCCGCTGTCGAGCCGGGCTTGCGGCCCGGGGTGCAGGCGCTGTTGTTCCAGGTGCTGCGCAACCTGGGCCGGGCGCAGGCGCTGCGCAAGCAACTGGCGCCCCGCAACCCACCGCCGCGGGCCGACGCCCTGCTGTGCACGGCCCTGGCGCTGGCCTGGTCGCCCGACGAGGCGCCTTACGAGGCGTTCACTCTCGTCAACCAGGCGGTGGAAGCGGCCAAGCGCAACCCGGCATCGCAAGCGCAGGCGCCGTTCCTGAACGCCTGCCTGCGCCGCTTCCTGCGCGAACGCGATGCGCTGGTGGCCGCCACCGACGGCGATCCGGTCGCCCAGTGGAACCACCCGGCCTGGTGGATCGCTCGGCTGCGCAAGGACCACCCGCAGCACTGGCAGCAGATCCTGCAGGCCAACAATGCCCATGCACCGATGGCGCTCCGGGTCAATGTGAAAAAAACGACTCCAGCACAATATTTACTAGGGCTATCTGCTATCAATTTGGAAGCATTTCCTGCGGGGCCGTTCGGCATCGTCCTGGACCGCCCGGTGGCCGTGCAGCAACTGCCGGCCTTTGCAGACGGCCACGTCTCGGTGCAGGACACCGCGGCCCAGATGGCGGCGCCGCTGCTGCTGGAGGGGCTGGACCTGTCGCAGCCGCTGCGCGTGCTGGACGCGTGCGCCGCGCCCGGCGGCAAGACCGCGCACTTGCTCGAATATGCGGGTGCCGCCTCGCCGATGCAGGTCGTGGCGCTGGAAATCGATGCCGACCGCGCCACCCGCATCCACGAAACGCTGGACCGGGTGGGGGTTCGGGCCCAGGTTCTCGTGGCCGATGCGGCACGGCCGCGGGACGGGTGGCTGGACGCCAGTGGGGGCGGAGGGTTCGACGCCATCTTGCTGGATGCGCCGTGCACGGCCTCGGGCATCGTCCGCCGCCACCCCGACGTGCGCTGGCTGCGGCGCGAGTCCGACATCGAGCAACTGGCCCAGCAGCAGGCCCGCCTGCTCGCCACGCTCTGGCCGCTGCTGCAGCCCGGCGGGCGGCTGCTCTACTGCACCTGCTCCGTGTTTCGTGCCGAGGGCGAAGCGCAGGTGCAAACGTTTCTTGCGCGCAACACCGACGCCCGTTTGCTGCCGTCTCCCGGTCATTTAATACCCGGCAAACCGGACGAAAGCGGCGGCGTCTCGGAGAATCGTCCGGGTGACCATGACGGATTCTTTTACGCGCTGTTGCAAAAACATGCGGCCTGA
- the rpoB gene encoding DNA-directed RNA polymerase subunit beta, giving the protein MAYSYTERKRIRKSFGSRDSVLEVPYLLQMQKDAYTAFLQADKAPQKRTVEGLQAAFDAAFPIVSHNGFVEMKFIEYNLAKPAFDVRECQTRGLTFASAVRAKVQLIIYDRESSTSQSKVVKEVKEQEVYMGEVPLMTDKGSFIINGTERVIVSQLHRSPGVFFEHDKGKTHSSGKLLFSARIIPYRGSWLDFEFDPKDILYFRVDRRRKMPVTILLKAIGLNPESILANFFVNDNFRLMDSGAQMEFVSDRLRGEVARFDITDKSGKVVVAKDKRVTARHTRELEQSGTTHISVPEDFLIGRVVARNIVDGDTGEIIAKANEELTEALLKKLRSAGVQDLQVIYTNELDQGAYISQTLRIDETVDEFAARVAIYRMMRPGEPPTEDAVQALFQRLFYNPDTYDLSRVGRMKFNAKIGRDESTGPMVLSNEDILAVVKILVDLRNGNGEVDDIDHLGNRRVRCVGELAENQYRTGLARIEKAVKERLGQAEQEPLMPHDLINSKPISAALKEFFGASQLSQFMDQTNPLAEITHKRRVSALGPGGLTRERAGFEVRDVHVTHYGRVCPIETPEGPNIGLINSLALYARLNEYGFIETPYRRVVDGKVTDQIDYLSAIEEGKYVIAQANATLDKEGRLTGDLVSAREKGESTLLSAERVQYMDVSPAQIVSVAASLVPFLEHDDANRALMGANMSRQAVPVLRPEKPMVGTGIERVAAVDSGTVVTANRGGVVDYVDATRIVVRVNDAEAVAGEVGVDIYNLIKYQRSNQNTNIHQRPIVQKGDVLDKGDVIADGASTDFGEIAIGQNMLIAFMPWNGYNFEDSILISERVVAEDRYTSIHIEELVVMARDTKLGAEEITRDIPNLSEQQLNRLDESGIIYVGAEVQPGDTLVGKVTPKGETTLTPEEKLLRAIFGEKASDVKDTSLRVDQGSQGTVIDVQVFTREGIQRDKRAQQIIDDELKRFRLDLNDQLRIVEADAFDRIEKLLNGRVANGGPQKLAKGTKIDKAYLASVEKFHWFDIRPAEDEVATQLESIKNSLEQTRHSFDLAFEEKRKKLTQGDELPAGVLKMVKVYLAVKRRLQPGDKMAGRHGNKGVVSKIVPVEDMPYMADGTPADIVLNPLGVPSRMNIGQVLEVHLGWAGKGIGQRIGNMLQEQAKAADMRKFLEEVYNSRGRKEDLSQFNDDELMAMAGHLTNGVPYATPVFDGASEEEIKDMLKIAYPDDIAERKGLTSARTQAYLFDGRTGERFERPTTIGYMHYLKLHHLVDDKMHARSTGPYSLVTQQPLGGKAQFGGQRFGEMEVWALEAYGAAYVLQEMLTVKSDDVQGRTKVYESIVKGEHAIEAGMPESFNVLVKEIRSLGLDIELERS; this is encoded by the coding sequence ATGGCCTATTCCTATACCGAACGCAAGCGGATTCGCAAAAGTTTCGGCAGCCGCGACAGCGTGCTGGAAGTCCCTTACCTGCTGCAGATGCAGAAGGACGCATACACCGCGTTCCTGCAAGCTGACAAAGCCCCCCAGAAAAGAACCGTAGAAGGCTTGCAGGCCGCGTTCGACGCTGCTTTCCCGATCGTCTCGCACAATGGGTTTGTCGAGATGAAGTTCATCGAGTACAACCTCGCCAAGCCGGCATTCGATGTCCGTGAATGCCAGACCCGTGGTTTGACTTTTGCCTCGGCCGTGCGGGCCAAGGTGCAGTTGATCATCTATGACCGCGAGTCCTCCACGTCGCAGTCCAAGGTCGTCAAGGAAGTGAAGGAGCAAGAGGTCTACATGGGCGAGGTGCCTTTGATGACCGACAAGGGCTCGTTCATCATCAACGGCACGGAACGTGTGATCGTTTCGCAGCTGCACCGCTCGCCCGGCGTGTTCTTCGAGCACGACAAGGGCAAGACCCACAGCTCGGGCAAGCTGCTGTTCTCGGCGCGCATCATTCCCTACCGCGGTTCGTGGCTGGACTTCGAATTCGATCCGAAGGACATCCTGTATTTCCGCGTGGACCGCCGCCGCAAGATGCCGGTCACGATCCTGCTGAAGGCCATCGGCCTGAACCCCGAATCGATCCTGGCGAACTTCTTCGTCAACGACAACTTCCGCCTGATGGACAGCGGCGCGCAGATGGAGTTCGTCTCCGACCGCCTGCGTGGCGAAGTGGCGCGTTTCGACATCACCGACAAGTCGGGCAAAGTGGTCGTGGCCAAGGACAAGCGCGTCACCGCCCGCCACACCCGCGAACTGGAGCAGTCCGGCACCACGCACATCAGCGTGCCCGAAGACTTCCTGATCGGCCGCGTGGTGGCGCGCAACATCGTCGACGGCGACACCGGTGAAATCATTGCCAAGGCCAACGAAGAGTTGACCGAAGCGCTGCTCAAGAAGCTGCGCTCCGCCGGCGTGCAGGACCTGCAGGTCATCTACACGAATGAACTCGACCAGGGCGCCTACATCTCGCAGACGCTGCGCATCGACGAAACGGTGGACGAATTCGCTGCGCGCGTGGCGATTTACCGCATGATGCGCCCCGGCGAGCCGCCGACGGAAGACGCGGTGCAGGCCTTGTTCCAGCGCCTCTTCTACAACCCTGACACGTACGACCTGTCGCGCGTGGGGCGCATGAAGTTCAACGCCAAGATCGGCCGTGACGAATCCACCGGTCCGATGGTGCTCTCCAACGAAGACATCCTGGCCGTGGTCAAGATCCTCGTGGACCTGCGCAACGGCAACGGCGAAGTCGATGACATCGATCACCTGGGCAACCGCCGCGTGCGTTGCGTGGGCGAGCTGGCCGAGAACCAGTACCGCACCGGTCTGGCGCGTATCGAGAAGGCCGTGAAGGAGCGTCTGGGCCAGGCCGAGCAAGAGCCGCTGATGCCGCACGACCTGATCAACTCCAAGCCGATCTCCGCGGCGCTCAAGGAGTTTTTCGGTGCGTCCCAGCTGTCGCAGTTCATGGACCAGACCAACCCGCTGGCCGAAATCACCCACAAGCGCCGCGTATCGGCCCTTGGCCCGGGTGGTCTGACCCGCGAGCGTGCCGGTTTCGAAGTGCGCGACGTGCACGTGACCCACTATGGCCGCGTGTGCCCGATCGAAACGCCGGAAGGCCCGAACATCGGGCTGATCAACTCGCTGGCCCTGTACGCCCGCCTGAACGAATACGGTTTCATCGAAACGCCGTACCGCCGTGTGGTGGACGGCAAGGTGACCGACCAGATCGATTACCTCTCCGCCATCGAAGAAGGCAAGTACGTGATCGCCCAGGCGAATGCCACGCTCGACAAGGAAGGCCGCCTCACGGGCGACCTGGTGTCGGCACGTGAAAAGGGCGAGTCGACCTTGCTGAGCGCCGAGCGCGTGCAGTACATGGACGTGTCGCCTGCACAGATCGTGTCGGTGGCCGCCTCGCTCGTGCCGTTCCTCGAACACGACGACGCGAATCGCGCACTGATGGGCGCCAACATGTCCCGCCAGGCCGTGCCTGTGCTGCGTCCGGAAAAGCCCATGGTGGGCACCGGTATCGAGCGCGTGGCCGCTGTGGACTCGGGCACCGTGGTGACCGCCAACCGCGGTGGTGTGGTGGACTATGTGGATGCGACCCGCATCGTGGTCCGCGTGAACGACGCGGAAGCGGTGGCCGGTGAAGTGGGTGTGGACATCTACAACCTCATCAAGTACCAGCGTTCCAACCAGAACACCAACATCCACCAGCGCCCCATCGTCCAGAAGGGCGATGTGCTGGACAAGGGGGACGTGATCGCCGACGGCGCATCGACGGACTTCGGCGAAATCGCCATCGGCCAGAACATGCTGATCGCGTTCATGCCCTGGAACGGCTACAACTTCGAAGATTCGATCCTGATCTCCGAACGCGTCGTGGCAGAAGACCGCTACACCTCGATCCACATCGAGGAACTGGTGGTCATGGCGCGCGACACGAAGCTGGGCGCCGAAGAAATCACACGCGACATTCCGAACCTGTCGGAACAGCAGCTGAACCGCCTGGACGAGTCCGGCATCATCTACGTGGGTGCCGAAGTGCAGCCCGGCGATACGCTGGTGGGCAAGGTCACGCCGAAGGGCGAGACCACGCTGACGCCAGAAGAAAAGCTGCTGCGCGCCATCTTCGGCGAGAAGGCCTCCGACGTGAAGGACACCTCGCTGCGCGTGGACCAGGGCTCGCAAGGCACTGTGATCGACGTGCAAGTGTTCACCCGTGAAGGCATCCAGCGCGACAAGCGCGCCCAGCAGATCATCGACGACGAACTCAAGCGCTTCCGCCTGGATCTGAACGACCAGCTGCGCATCGTGGAGGCCGACGCGTTCGACCGGATCGAGAAGCTGCTGAACGGACGCGTGGCCAACGGCGGCCCGCAAAAGCTGGCCAAGGGCACGAAGATCGACAAGGCCTACCTGGCCTCCGTCGAGAAGTTCCACTGGTTCGACATCCGCCCGGCGGAAGACGAAGTGGCCACGCAGCTCGAGTCGATCAAGAACTCGCTGGAGCAGACGCGCCACAGCTTCGATCTGGCTTTCGAGGAAAAGCGCAAGAAGCTCACGCAAGGCGACGAGCTGCCCGCGGGCGTGCTGAAGATGGTCAAGGTGTACCTGGCCGTCAAGCGCCGCCTGCAGCCTGGCGACAAGATGGCCGGCCGCCACGGCAACAAGGGTGTGGTTTCCAAGATCGTTCCGGTCGAAGACATGCCCTACATGGCCGACGGCACGCCTGCCGACATCGTGCTGAATCCGCTGGGCGTGCCATCGCGCATGAACATCGGACAGGTGCTCGAAGTGCACTTGGGCTGGGCCGGCAAGGGCATCGGCCAGCGCATCGGCAACATGCTGCAGGAGCAGGCCAAGGCGGCCGACATGCGCAAGTTCCTCGAAGAGGTGTACAACTCGCGCGGCCGCAAGGAAGACCTGTCGCAGTTCAACGACGATGAGCTGATGGCCATGGCCGGCCACCTCACCAACGGCGTGCCGTATGCCACCCCGGTGTTCGACGGCGCTTCGGAAGAAGAGATCAAGGACATGCTCAAGATCGCCTATCCGGACGACATCGCCGAGCGCAAGGGCCTGACCTCCGCACGCACGCAGGCGTACCTGTTCGACGGCCGCACCGGCGAGCGCTTCGAGCGCCCGACCACCATCGGCTACATGCACTACCTGAAGCTGCACCATTTGGTGGACGACAAGATGCATGCCCGCTCCACGGGGCCATACTCGCTCGTCACGCAGCAGCCTCTGGGCGGCAAGGCCCAGTTCGGTGGCCAGCGTTTCGGGGAAATGGAAGTGTGGGCGCTGGAAGCCTATGGCGCCGCTTACGTGCTGCAGGAAATGCTGACCGTGAAGTCCGACGACGTGCAGGGCCGTACCAAGGTGTACGAGAGCATCGTCAAGGGCGAACACGCCATCGAGGCCGGCATGCCGGAATCGTTCAATGTGCTGGTCAAGGAAATCCGTTCCCTGGGCCTGGACATCGAACTCGAACGTTCTTAA
- the rpoC gene encoding DNA-directed RNA polymerase subunit beta', which produces MKSLLDLFKQFTPDEHFDAIRIGMASPEKIRSWSFGEVKKPETINYRTFKPERDGLFCAKIFGPIKDYECLCGKYKRLKHRGVICEKCGVEVTQTKVRRERMGHIDLAAPCAHIWFLKSLPSRLGLVLDMTLRDIERVLYFEAYVVTDPGMTPLKKFSIMSEDDYDAKRKEYGDEFIAKMGAEGIKDLLEAIDIDLEIEKLRGDLTGSEVKVKKNAKRLKVLEAFKKSGIKPEWMVLDVLPVLPPDLRPLVPLDGGRFATSDLNDLYRRVINRNSRLRRLLELKAPEIIARNEKRMLQEAVDSLLDNGRRGKAMTGANKRALKSLADMIKGKSGRFRQNLLGKRVDYSGRSVITVGPTLKLHQCGLPKLMALELFKPFIFSRLEAMGIATTIKAAKKEVESGTPVVWDILEEVIKEHPVMLNRAPTLHRLGIQAFEPILIEGKAIQLHPLVCAAFNADFDGDQMAVHVPLSVEAQMEARTLMLASNNVLFPASGEPSIVPSQDVVLGLYYATRDRINGKGEGLVFADTGEVQRALDANEVELAARITVRLTEWTKDKETREFVPSTSLVETTAGRALLSEILPKGLPFSNINKALKKKEISKLINVSFRKCGLKETVVFADKLLQNGFRLATRAGISICVDDMLVPPQKAGIIERSEKEVKEIEQQYVSGLVTAGERYNKVVDIWGKAGDEVSKVMMAQLAKQKTTDRHGNEVDQESFNSIYMMADSGARGSAAQIRQLAGMRGLMAKPDGSIIETPITANFREGLNVLQYFISTHGARKGLADTALKTANSGYLTRRLVDVTQDLVVTEEDCGTSNGSLMRAIVEGGEVIESLRDRILGRTTADEVLHPETRAVLAPAGQMLDEDLIEELEVAGVDEVKVRTALTCETRYGLCAKCYGRDLGRGGLINLGEAVGVIAAQSIGEPGTQLTMRTFHIGGAASRAAIASSVEAKSNGVIGFNATMRYVSNTKGELVVIARSGEIVIHDEHGRERERHKVPYGATLAVKADQTVKAGTILANWDPLTRPIITEFAGQVKFENVEEGLTVAKQVDDVTGLSTLVVIDPKRRGSAKVVRPQVKLIDAQGQEVKIPGTDHSVTIGFQIGSLIQVRDGQDVGPGEVLARIPVEGQKTRDITGGLPRVAELFEARSPKDKGMLAEITGTVSFGKETKGKVRLQITDPDGKVWDELIPKEKNILVHEGQVVNKGESVVDGPADPQDILRLLGIEELSRYIVDEVQDVYRLQGVKINDKHIEVIVRQMLRRVVVEAPGESNYIAGEQVERSEILNTNEALQAAGKIPSTYSNVLLGITKASLSTDSFISAASFQETTRVLTEAAIMGKRDELRGLKENVIVGRLIPAGTGLAYHQARKAKEAMDDAERRAIADAEAAEMAATTEDSSDVESTTSLGDATAQ; this is translated from the coding sequence ATGAAGTCACTACTCGACCTGTTCAAGCAATTCACCCCGGACGAGCATTTCGATGCCATCCGCATCGGCATGGCGTCGCCCGAGAAGATCCGTTCGTGGTCTTTCGGCGAAGTGAAGAAGCCCGAGACCATCAACTACCGCACGTTCAAGCCCGAGCGCGACGGTCTGTTCTGCGCCAAGATTTTTGGTCCCATCAAGGACTACGAATGCCTGTGCGGCAAGTACAAGCGCCTCAAGCACCGCGGTGTGATCTGCGAGAAGTGCGGCGTTGAAGTCACGCAGACCAAGGTGCGCCGCGAGCGCATGGGCCACATCGATCTGGCCGCGCCTTGCGCCCACATCTGGTTCCTGAAGTCGTTGCCATCGCGCCTGGGCCTGGTGCTGGACATGACGCTGCGCGACATTGAGCGCGTGCTGTACTTCGAAGCGTATGTGGTGACCGACCCCGGCATGACCCCGCTGAAGAAGTTCAGCATCATGTCCGAGGACGACTACGACGCCAAGCGCAAGGAATACGGTGACGAGTTCATCGCCAAGATGGGCGCGGAAGGCATCAAGGACCTGCTCGAAGCCATCGATATCGACCTCGAAATCGAAAAGCTGCGCGGCGACCTGACCGGCTCCGAAGTCAAGGTCAAGAAGAACGCCAAGCGCCTGAAGGTGCTGGAAGCCTTCAAGAAGTCCGGCATCAAGCCCGAGTGGATGGTGCTGGACGTGCTGCCCGTGCTGCCGCCGGACCTGCGTCCGTTGGTGCCGCTGGACGGCGGCCGCTTCGCGACCTCCGACCTGAACGACCTGTATCGCCGCGTCATCAACCGCAACTCGCGTCTGCGCCGCCTGCTGGAGCTGAAGGCCCCGGAAATCATCGCGCGCAACGAAAAGCGGATGCTGCAGGAAGCCGTCGATTCGCTGCTGGACAACGGCCGCCGTGGCAAGGCCATGACGGGCGCGAACAAGCGCGCCCTCAAGTCGCTGGCCGACATGATCAAGGGCAAGAGCGGCCGCTTCCGCCAGAACTTGCTGGGCAAGCGCGTGGACTACTCCGGTCGTTCCGTGATCACCGTGGGCCCGACGCTCAAGCTGCACCAGTGCGGTCTGCCCAAGCTGATGGCGCTGGAGCTGTTCAAGCCTTTCATCTTCTCGCGCCTCGAAGCCATGGGCATCGCGACGACGATCAAGGCCGCCAAGAAGGAAGTCGAATCCGGCACGCCGGTGGTGTGGGACATCCTGGAAGAGGTCATCAAGGAACACCCGGTCATGCTGAACCGTGCGCCCACGCTGCACCGTTTGGGCATCCAGGCGTTCGAGCCCATCCTGATCGAAGGCAAGGCCATCCAGCTGCACCCGCTCGTCTGCGCGGCCTTCAACGCCGACTTCGACGGTGACCAGATGGCCGTTCACGTGCCGCTGTCCGTGGAAGCGCAGATGGAAGCCCGCACGCTGATGCTGGCCTCCAACAACGTGCTGTTCCCGGCCTCGGGCGAGCCCTCCATCGTCCCGTCGCAAGACGTGGTGCTGGGCCTGTACTACGCCACCCGCGATCGCATCAACGGCAAGGGCGAAGGCCTGGTGTTCGCCGACACCGGCGAAGTGCAGCGCGCGCTTGATGCCAACGAGGTCGAGCTGGCCGCGCGCATCACGGTGCGCCTGACCGAGTGGACCAAGGACAAGGAAACGCGTGAATTCGTGCCTTCCACGTCGCTGGTGGAAACGACGGCCGGACGTGCGCTGCTGTCCGAGATCCTGCCCAAGGGCCTGCCCTTCAGCAACATCAACAAGGCGCTGAAGAAGAAGGAAATCTCCAAGCTCATCAACGTGAGCTTCCGCAAGTGCGGCCTGAAGGAGACGGTGGTGTTCGCCGACAAGCTGCTGCAGAACGGTTTCCGCCTCGCCACGCGCGCCGGTATTTCCATCTGCGTGGACGACATGCTGGTGCCGCCGCAAAAGGCCGGGATCATCGAGCGTTCCGAGAAGGAAGTGAAGGAGATCGAGCAGCAGTACGTGTCCGGTCTGGTGACGGCTGGCGAACGCTACAACAAGGTGGTGGACATCTGGGGCAAGGCCGGCGACGAAGTGTCGAAGGTCATGATGGCCCAGCTGGCCAAGCAAAAGACCACCGACCGCCACGGCAACGAGGTGGACCAGGAGTCGTTCAACTCCATCTACATGATGGCCGACTCCGGCGCCCGCGGCTCCGCAGCGCAGATCCGTCAGCTGGCCGGCATGCGCGGCCTGATGGCCAAGCCGGACGGCTCCATCATCGAGACCCCCATCACGGCCAACTTCCGTGAAGGCCTGAACGTGTTGCAGTACTTCATCTCCACCCACGGTGCCCGTAAGGGCCTGGCGGATACGGCGCTGAAGACGGCCAACTCGGGCTACCTCACGCGCCGTCTGGTGGACGTGACGCAGGATCTCGTGGTGACCGAAGAAGACTGCGGCACCTCCAATGGCTCGCTGATGCGCGCCATCGTCGAGGGCGGTGAAGTCATCGAATCGCTGCGCGACCGTATCCTGGGCCGCACCACGGCCGACGAAGTGCTGCACCCCGAAACGCGCGCAGTGCTGGCCCCTGCCGGTCAGATGCTCGACGAAGACCTCATCGAGGAACTCGAAGTCGCCGGCGTGGACGAGGTGAAGGTGCGCACGGCGCTGACCTGCGAAACCCGCTACGGCCTGTGTGCCAAGTGCTACGGACGCGATCTGGGCCGCGGCGGCCTGATCAACCTCGGCGAAGCCGTGGGTGTGATCGCCGCCCAGTCCATCGGCGAACCCGGCACGCAGCTGACCATGCGCACGTTCCACATCGGTGGCGCCGCTTCGCGCGCTGCCATCGCATCGAGCGTGGAAGCCAAGTCCAACGGCGTGATCGGCTTCAACGCCACGATGCGCTACGTGAGCAACACCAAGGGCGAGCTGGTGGTGATCGCCCGTTCCGGCGAGATCGTCATCCATGACGAACACGGCCGCGAGCGCGAGCGCCACAAGGTGCCGTACGGTGCGACGCTGGCGGTCAAGGCCGACCAGACGGTCAAGGCCGGCACCATCCTCGCCAACTGGGACCCGCTGACCCGCCCGATCATCACGGAGTTCGCCGGCCAGGTGAAGTTCGAGAACGTCGAGGAAGGCCTCACGGTCGCCAAGCAGGTGGACGATGTGACGGGTCTGTCCACGCTGGTCGTGATCGATCCGAAGCGCCGCGGCTCCGCCAAGGTGGTGCGCCCTCAGGTCAAGCTGATCGACGCGCAAGGCCAGGAAGTGAAGATCCCCGGCACCGACCACTCGGTGACCATCGGCTTCCAGATCGGCTCGCTGATCCAGGTGCGCGATGGCCAGGACGTGGGCCCCGGCGAAGTGCTGGCGCGGATTCCGGTCGAAGGCCAGAAGACCCGCGACATTACCGGCGGTCTGCCCCGCGTGGCCGAACTGTTCGAAGCGCGCTCGCCCAAGGACAAGGGCATGCTGGCCGAGATCACCGGCACGGTGTCCTTCGGCAAGGAAACCAAGGGTAAGGTGCGCCTGCAGATCACCGATCCGGACGGCAAGGTCTGGGATGAACTGATCCCCAAGGAAAAGAACATCCTGGTGCACGAAGGCCAGGTCGTGAACAAGGGCGAGTCCGTGGTGGACGGCCCGGCCGATCCGCAGGACATCCTGCGCCTCCTGGGCATCGAAGAGCTGTCGCGCTACATCGTCGATGAAGTGCAGGACGTGTACCGCTTGCAGGGCGTGAAGATCAACGACAAGCACATCGAGGTGATCGTTCGCCAGATGCTGCGCCGCGTCGTGGTCGAGGCCCCGGGCGAGTCCAACTACATCGCCGGCGAGCAGGTCGAGCGTTCGGAGATCCTGAACACCAACGAGGCGCTGCAGGCCGCAGGCAAGATCCCTTCGACGTACAGCAACGTGCTGCTGGGGATCACCAAGGCTTCGCTGTCGACCGACTCCTTCATCTCGGCCGCTTCCTTCCAGGAAACGACCCGCGTGCTCACCGAGGCTGCCATCATGGGCAAGCGCGACGAGCTGCGTGGCTTGAAGGAAAACGTCATCGTGGGTCGCCTGATCCCTGCCGGTACCGGCCTGGCCTACCACCAGGCGCGCAAGGCCAAGGAAGCCATGGACGACGCCGAGCGCCGCGCCATCGCCGATGCCGAAGCCGCTGAAATGGCTGCCACGACCGAAGACTCGTCCGACGTCGAAAGCACCACCAGCCTGGGCGACGCCACGGCCCAATAA
- a CDS encoding DUF4390 domain-containing protein — protein MRPEQPASRPAAWLSVAVAALLCMWLALWSPAVLAQPDAGDLRVEANDEGLFLSTTLHFDLPELAEDALYKGISMYFVAEADVVRERWYWYDKAVAHSVRYLRLSYQPLTRRWRLNQSATPFANTGLGVALGQNFDELGDALSAMQRISRWKIADADEVSGGPYTVHFQFRLDMSQLPRPFQIGAVGRSGWDLMLSRSVRAVAERAP, from the coding sequence ATGCGGCCTGAACAGCCCGCTTCGCGCCCTGCCGCGTGGCTTTCGGTGGCCGTGGCTGCGTTGCTGTGCATGTGGCTGGCGCTGTGGTCCCCGGCGGTGCTGGCGCAGCCCGATGCGGGCGACCTGCGCGTCGAAGCCAACGACGAGGGCCTGTTTCTGTCCACCACGCTGCACTTCGACCTGCCTGAGCTGGCGGAAGACGCCCTCTACAAGGGCATCTCGATGTACTTCGTGGCCGAGGCCGATGTGGTCCGCGAGCGCTGGTACTGGTATGACAAGGCGGTGGCCCACTCGGTGCGCTACCTGCGGCTGAGCTACCAGCCGCTCACGCGCCGGTGGCGCCTCAATCAGTCCGCCACGCCGTTCGCCAACACCGGGCTGGGGGTCGCGCTGGGCCAGAACTTCGACGAACTGGGCGATGCGCTTTCCGCCATGCAGCGCATCAGCCGCTGGAAGATCGCCGACGCGGACGAGGTCTCCGGCGGGCCCTATACCGTGCATTTCCAGTTCCGCCTCGACATGTCCCAGTTGCCCCGCCCGTTCCAGATCGGCGCGGTGGGGCGCTCAGGCTGGGACCTGATGCTGTCGCGCAGCGTGCGCGCCGTGGCCGAGCGCGCGCCATGA
- a CDS encoding LemA family protein — protein MLSSWIFLALLLFWAVGAYNRIVRLRSAAIQAFGGLDAHLMRMMAMLGEYEAAQGPAPAAHADARAALWAATTQFGASLAVARARPLDAGAAAALLTGREVLEAAWLAMVRVAEVPPAPGEGAALPLWAQRWQELVAQNALATRQFNDAALQYNQAIGQFPARLLAWLFGFKAARTL, from the coding sequence ATGCTGTCCTCCTGGATTTTTCTTGCCCTGCTGCTGTTCTGGGCCGTGGGTGCCTACAACCGGATCGTGCGATTGCGCTCGGCCGCCATCCAGGCCTTCGGGGGCCTGGACGCACACCTCATGCGCATGATGGCCATGCTGGGTGAATACGAGGCTGCGCAGGGTCCCGCGCCCGCGGCACATGCCGATGCGCGGGCGGCGCTGTGGGCCGCCACCACCCAGTTCGGTGCGTCGCTGGCCGTCGCACGGGCCCGCCCGCTGGACGCCGGCGCCGCGGCCGCGCTGCTGACGGGGCGCGAGGTGTTGGAGGCCGCCTGGCTGGCCATGGTGCGCGTCGCGGAGGTTCCGCCAGCGCCCGGCGAAGGCGCGGCGCTGCCCCTGTGGGCCCAGCGGTGGCAGGAACTGGTGGCCCAGAATGCACTGGCCACGCGGCAGTTCAACGATGCGGCGCTGCAGTACAACCAGGCCATCGGCCAGTTCCCGGCGCGCCTGCTGGCGTGGCTGTTCGGGTTCAAGGCGGCCAGAACGCTGTAG